From the genome of Pantoea alfalfae, one region includes:
- the pqqC gene encoding pyrroloquinoline-quinone synthase PqqC, with protein sequence MQITDTLSPQAFEQALRDKGAFYHIHHPYHIAMHNGQATREQIQGWVANRFYYQTTIPLKDAAIMANCPDPATRRKWVQRILDHDGSNGEEGGIEAWLRLGEAVGLTREELLSEQHVLPGVRFAVDAYINFARRANWQEAACSSLTELFAPQIHQSRLDSWPQHYPWIKEEGYFYFRSRLGQANRDVEHGLALALEYFTTAETQNRMLEILQFKLDILWSMLDAMTMAYELKRPPYHTVTDKAAWHTTRLV encoded by the coding sequence ATGCAGATTACTGACACGCTGTCGCCGCAGGCTTTTGAACAGGCCCTGCGCGACAAAGGCGCTTTCTACCATATTCATCACCCGTATCACATCGCGATGCATAACGGTCAGGCCACGCGCGAGCAGATTCAGGGCTGGGTGGCGAACCGCTTCTATTACCAGACCACTATTCCGCTGAAAGATGCGGCGATCATGGCGAATTGCCCCGATCCGGCTACCCGCCGTAAATGGGTGCAGCGCATCCTTGACCACGACGGCAGTAACGGCGAAGAGGGCGGCATTGAGGCCTGGCTGCGGCTGGGCGAGGCGGTCGGGTTGACGCGCGAAGAATTATTGTCTGAGCAACATGTGCTGCCGGGCGTACGCTTTGCGGTCGATGCCTATATTAACTTCGCCCGCCGCGCTAACTGGCAGGAGGCGGCCTGCAGTTCACTTACCGAGCTGTTCGCCCCGCAGATCCACCAGTCACGACTCGACAGCTGGCCGCAGCACTATCCGTGGATCAAAGAAGAGGGCTACTTCTACTTCCGCAGCCGCCTGGGTCAGGCGAACCGCGATGTGGAGCATGGCCTGGCACTGGCGCTGGAGTACTTCACCACCGCCGAAACGCAGAACCGGATGCTGGAAATTTTGCAGTTTAAGCTCGATATTTTATGGAGCATGCTTGACGCCATGACCATGGCTTATGAGCTGAAACGTCCGCCTTATCACACCGTCACCGACAAGGCGGCGTGGCACACCA